Sequence from the Nitrosospira multiformis genome:
AAGGCTTGATTGCCTGCTGGTAAGGCGTCGGATAGTCAACCGCCCCATAACAACGTACATTCTATATGGCGCTTGGAGCAACCATTTTTAAAGCCGATCTGCAAATCGCGGATCTGGACCGCAATTATTATCGGGATCATGCGCTCACTCTCGCCCGCCATCCATCGGAAACCGATGAACGCATGATGGTGCGATTACTGGCCTTCGCGCTCCACGCCCATGAAGCATTATCGTTTGGCAACGGACTGAGTACCCATGATGAACCCGATCTCTGGCAAAAAGATTTAACGGGCGCTATCGAGTTCTGGATAGATGTAGGTCTCCCGGATGAAAAACTGATCCGCAAAGCCTGCGGCCGCGCCGGCCGGGTCTTCGTTTACACTTATGGCGGGCGTGTCGCCGATATGTGGTGGAGTCAATGCCGCGGCAAACTCGAACAGATCAAGAACCTGACGGTGACCAATCTGCCTTTGGAAGCCAGTCGCGCCATTGCAAAACGGGCACAACGCAGCATGTGCTTGAACTGTACTATTCAGGATGAGCAAATTTGGCTTGCCGATGGGACTGAGTCAGTACTGATTGAACTGGTAACACTAAAGAGCCCGCTACCGGCCTGAAATGGACTACCCTTAGTC
This genomic interval carries:
- a CDS encoding YaeQ family protein — encoded protein: MALGATIFKADLQIADLDRNYYRDHALTLARHPSETDERMMVRLLAFALHAHEALSFGNGLSTHDEPDLWQKDLTGAIEFWIDVGLPDEKLIRKACGRAGRVFVYTYGGRVADMWWSQCRGKLEQIKNLTVTNLPLEASRAIAKRAQRSMCLNCTIQDEQIWLADGTESVLIELVTLKSPLPA